In Colletes latitarsis isolate SP2378_abdomen chromosome 12, iyColLati1, whole genome shotgun sequence, the sequence TGATCGAGGGGGAGCTTTGTTCCCTCGGTTATGGTGGCCCGCGCGACTTCTCGTTGCGACCTAGCCTCGAAAAGACGCAGTAGGCGGTAAGCTAGACCTCTTTCAGGCCAGGAACCAGCCGCCAACGGGATGGATCGCAGCCCCAGCAGCGTGTCAATTAGCAGAAATCACAGCTCGTCCGCTTTGGAGAACGGAGACGCGAATCACAGGGTAACTAAACCCTGCTATTATAATAATCCCCCTAGCTGATCGTACGTTTCTTTACGAAACCCCATACCACGCGAGATTTGCTCATGGGGACACATCTAGCTCTGAATATACTCTGAATATACATTTCTAAGTTTGCTCCTTTAACTGTTAACTGTTTCTACGAATGACAAGATAAACTTCGCGTAGCAAAGGGTTGAATTCAAACGGGTCTAAACGCGACGCTTATTTGCCCCTTCTTGCCCTGGAAGTCCAGACGCGTTGTCGACTATGTTCTTGTGTCCTCGTCAGGGTAACACACACTTCATGCGAAAGATACCAGCGGGCGCCGAGGCGAGCAACATTCTCGTGGGGGAGGTAGATTTTTTAGATAAAACCCTGTCGGCGTTCATCCGGCTCAGCCAGGCGGGGATCATGGGCGACTTGACGGAAGTTCCTGTGCCGACGAGGTTCATATTTGTCCTGCTGGGACCTACGGTAAGACCACCGTGTCAGTGCATATACAATtagagaaataaaaataaaaatacagagACTGCAAGCGTGCCAGACACTCTGTTGTAATTAAAAGTAAAACCTGGACCTTGTTCTCTAGCGACAGTGTACTTTTACAACTCTCTAGCACACTGTGAATGTAGAATGACCATATTGACACTCCTGTCGTGGGAGATCCTGCAAGATTAATCGCCCAAGTCGAGGACTCTTTGAACAGGTCCAATGCAGATTCGAGGTGACTCGATCGAAAGCCCGTTTCCTCCTTCggggtaattaaagttttaacgAAGCAATTGTCCGCGCTGATTGCCCCGACTATTCTCGATCTCGAGTGCCCGATACGCGGGGCAATTTCTATCCGTGTatgaatggaggcttcgttatcgTTTGAGGTCTGTCGCGTTTTGTGGTCTCGAAACGATCGACTCTCTGAAAAGGGAAAAATGGATGTATCTGTTCAAATTCTATTTCATAACACTCTACGTATACTAGTGTTTTACCCTTCTGTCTTTGTTATGGGATCTCCAGGGTGGAATCTCCGGTTTCCACGAAATTGGTCGCGCCATGGCCACCCTGATGTCCGACGAGGTGTTCCACGACGTGGCTTACAAGGCGAAGAACAGAAACCATCTGCTAGCAGGGATCGACGAGTTCCTGGACGCTGTCACGGTCCTGCCACCTGGGGAATGGGATCCAGCGATCAGAATAGAACCACCCGCCGCGATTCCGTCGCAGGTACAGCGAAACAAATGCTTCCTAACTTCAAAAACTGTTTAACAATGTTTGAAACACGTTCGTTTAGTCTAAAGACTTTTTGATCTCGTTTAGGAAGTGAGGAAGCGACCGAAAGAGGAGAAGCCAAAGGAGGACCTGGACGAGGAGGCCGACGAGCAGAAGCTGAGGGAAGAATCCGGGCTCTCCAGATCCGGAAGGCTGTTTGGCGGTCTGGTCAACGACGTGAAGAGGAAAGTGCCCTTTTATCTGTCGGATTTCAAGGACGCTCTAGCTATACAGTGCGTGGCGTCGTTCATTTTCCTCTATTTCGCCTGTCTCTCGCCCATAATTACGTTTGGCGGCCTGCTGGGTGAAGCCACCGGGAAAAACATGGCCGCCATGGAGTCGCTGGTTTCCGGTTTCGTGTGTGGCGTTGGCTACGGCCTCTTCTCCGGGCAACCCTTGACCATTCTAGGTTCCACCGGGCCAGTATTAGTGTTCGAGACCATCGTCTACGAGTTCTGCAAGTGAGTAGACCGTTACAAAGGACGCAGAGTACTTAATCGTAATCTGATGGTTACTTACAGGAAATCCGAGTGGAACTACATGTCCTTCCGCTTCTGGATCGGCTCGTGGATAGCCTTGATCCTGTTGATCCTGGTAGCGATCGACGCCAGCGCCCTCGTGTGCTACATCACGCGATTCACGGAAGAAAACTTCGCCACCCTCATCGCCTTTATCTTCATTTACAAGGTACAAAAGAGGAGGGTTCGATGGGCACTTGATTTCATTCGCCTTTGCATGCTTGTACCCTAAAAAAGCCAATAGATGGGGTTAATATTTAGGGCTAAAGAGACTTTTAAGACTTGAAAGTTTCTAATCTCTGCAAAAACCGAATCTTGGAGGTTAATATTCCAGGACATTGGCTAGTCTTTCAGAACCCAATTTTCTCGCTAATTACGCAACCCTGTCCTTCTGGGGCGATTCTGGTTAATTGGATGGGGGGGTGTAACGGCGTGCTTCCCGGATCGCTCCATCAGCGAAATCGCTTGGCATCTGGGTCACGAATCCCCCGCGTTATACGTGCTAATCGAAGCTCCTTTCAGGCTTCGGAACGGGGGTTCGATAAGTTCGATTGGCCCCGATCTTGACTCTCTTAATTTAAAATCTCTTAAGTCTTAATTTAATTCCACCGGGGACTAACCGTTCGATTGTTCCAGGCTATCGAGAACGTACTGTCGATCGGGAAGAAATACCCTATCAACACTCACGCGAACGATCAGTTCGATTACGAGTGCTGGTGCAAGCCTCCGAACGGCAGTCTGCCCTCCAGCTACGACCACGTCAATTGGACGGCGCTGGATCAAAAAGCGTGCCAGGTCGGTAGACTCGAAGCGTCCTAAATGGTCGTTAGGCGGAATTACAAGCTCCCGTTCCTCTGACTACAGCGTCGTTAACTCTCTTTCAGACCTACAATGGCACTCTGGTGGGCGACGGTTGCAACCAACCCCACTACATACCCGATGTGTTCCTCATGTCAATTATACTATTCATGGGCACCTTCTTATTATCCGTCGAGCTCAAAGACTTCAAGAATGCGCTCTTCTTCCCGTCGAAGGTACGCCCTTTTCAATCCCTGCGCAGCAGGGGCCCCTGAAATGAAGATCTTGGGTTAAATTAGAGATCAAAGATCCGCGCGCTGAGTTTAGGCGGGCATTCGATAGAGTTATCAGTACTTACTGCATTCCATCTTCATCTAGACTAATAGGTCCATCATTTGGTATCTACAAATAGTTGTTAAATAGTTAGATAAAGTAAAACGTGTATAGTGAAAAGATTCGTGTCTAATGGTAGGTCAGACAGGTGGTCAGCGATTTCGCGGTGATCATCGCGATCTTCTCGATGAGCACGTTGGATCACATCGTCAACATCCCGACGCCGAAGCTGGAGGTCCCAGTGGAGTTCAAACCGACGTTGCACGACCGAGGATGGATCATCTGGCCTTTCCAACACAATCCATGGTGGAGCGCCATCGTCGCGAGTCTGCCAGCCCTGCTGGGCACAATACTGATCTTCATGGACCAGCAGATAACGGCAGTGATAGTCAACAGAAAAGAGAACAAGCTGAAGGCAAGTGTCTCTTCACCTTTCGATGTTCTTGCTGTGATTCTTTGTATTTAACGCGTTCGTTCGTTAATTGCTTTCCAGAAAGGGTGCGGGTACCACCTGGACCTGTTCATCCTAGCGATCCTCATAGAAATTTGCTCTGTGATGGGTCTGCCCTGGTTCGTCGCAGCGACGGTACTCTCCATCAATCACGTGAACTCGTTGAAGCTGGAATCGGAATGCGCTGCACCTGGCGAAAAGCCACAGTTTCTGGGCGTTCGAGAGCAACGTGTCACCCACATACTGATCTTCCTGATGATCGGTTGCTCTGTACTCTTAACACCGATGCTGAAGCATATCCCAATGCCAGTGCTGTTCGGAGTCTTCCTCTACATGGGCGTGGCGTCCCTGAAGGGGCTGCAGTTCTTCGACAGAATCCTAATCATGCTAATGCCAGTCAAATACCAGCCGGATTACATGTTCCTCCGACAGGTACTCAAATTAACAGAAGACCATAGTTAGCATTGGTGCAATGGCTCGATTGAACTGTGTCTTCAGGTCCCCTTGAAACGCGTGCATCTGTTTACGGCTATGCAACTGGCTTGTCTGTCGTGTCTGTGGCTGATAAAGTCCTTCAGCAGTACTTCCATCCTCTTTCCATTGATGGTGAGACTATTGTCAAGCTTCTGTCTTCGTAGTAAGTATCGTTAACATCGAGTGATTTGTTGTCAGCTCGTGGTGATGATCGGGATACGCAAGTCCCTGGACCTGGTGTTCACTCAGCGGGAGCTGAAGATCCTGGACGACGTGATGCCCGAACCGAGCAAAAAGCACGCCGACGATCTTCGCCAGCTGGAGAGTGGCGAGGTTAGCACCGTGAGACGAATACTAAATGCCATCGTTTGTCGTAAATAGCACGCGGGAAGTGACCGCGTGGCGAACATTTGCCCCGTGGTCACTGTGACTGGCTGCGATTACGACGAGCCTGCGTTTCGTCGGAAACGCGAGGAACGCGGCATCCTGATGACCGATCGCGTCAACGCAGCCTAAATCCTGCTACGTTGCTCCTGGTCGTCGTTCCTAACCCTTGCACGACGAAGACTGGGTCCTTTTTGACCCGTTACAATTAACACCCACGTTGAAAAGAAAAGGATTCGTAACTTAAACAACTGGCGAAGAAGGATACGTATTTAAAATTTGAACTTGAACTtcctaaatatttcttttaacaattatttttggcgtAGAAATGGCGTTAAAttagaataatattattttaatcgaaTGAATCTGATGCCTCGGTACTTAGAAGGAATGGTGCAAAAATTTAATCGTAATAGTTTAGTTATAGAGTGGAAATTTTCGTGCGGGTCACGAATGACCCAGCCTCGGCCGTCCAAGGGTTAACTTTTCTCGGACCAAAGCAATAACAGTCTGCCATTGGGCGTATTCTAAGGCAGAGTTGCGCAAAATCGATCGCAGTTTTTAATCGCCCAATCGCCTAATCGCTATTGCAATTAATACTTTATACATTTTTACaagtattttaaacatttgaaatACACTTACAAAGTCCCCGAATCTTTAAAGTTTGATAACTgtttataaaatttgtatttatggAATCTTGCATTTTTTTCGAATGGCCCAATAAAACGAAATTACATTTGAATGCAATCTATACAATTTTTTAACTATATCGTTAATATAGAAAGgtagaaattaaaattgttaataactttttaacgaagcttccatcaacaaattggtattcaatTGGTATCGATCGAATTCGATGATTAAACTTGCAATTATTAGTCGTTGATTTTGCACAACTCTGTTCCAAGGTCCCCAGAAGAAAGAACTAGCTGGCTCTACTTATAAAATGGCGACTGTGCGCGCCTTAGTTAATTCTGTAGCAAAAATAAGCGTCTGTGAAACAAGAAGCCAGGACGTTTCTTCTGGGAACTTAATGGTACCAAGATGGCGACACGTACGACCCCCCAGCGAGAACGAAtgttttttttatgtaaaattccGGCCAAACGAAACTCCTCCCGTCTCCCTGCGATCACGCGTGCCAAATAAATTTCGTGTAAGACTAACGAATCCCAAACGGTACTCGGTCCAACCAGTATTAatcatatgtaacaattatgtcGTCGTTTGAATGCTCGAACGATAGCGTTTCTCTTGGATACGATTGTCTTGGATGTATTCGTAGGCGAGCTTACCATTGTCGTAGCGAATTTAGATCGATAGTAGATCGTATTTATCAGAGGTTTATATTATACGGAGGAGTCCACAAAGATGTTCATTTATAGCTACCTTTTACCTGGCCTAAGCTGCGATAGGTGTTGAAACGTGACCAAATGAACATCGTGCGTCACCTAATCGCGACAACACACACGGATCTACGAAACGACGCCGATGTTTCGCCTACAATTCGACACGTATATGTATCGGTTCGATCGCCTGCCTTGACGTATTGGAAATACATTATTGTTTAAAAACACACACAAAATCTCTCTGTACTCCCAAACTATTCCTTACTCAGCAACCACCGACACGAGCATGATCAGTCTTCGACGTGTCGTAACGATAGAGGAAATATTTGCGTTAGAAAATTGTATCAAAAAGGGATAAATTTCCTAAGATATAGGTGATTGTCGGGGGGAGGGATAACAGGGAGAGAAAGGGGTACCAGTCATCGTCGAAACCTGCGGACGTAATTGGTACGTGGCTCCAAAGTGCACGACCGTAGTTCCTAAAGCATCGAGAGGAATGCTCGAATTCTGTCAACCCCGCTGAAAATCGCACTCTTATTGCGCTGAACTTCGAATGTCGACTATAACTGGGTCATTCGAGCTACTATTTGCGTTTGTAAATTCGCGAATCTCTGTTAAAACGATCTCCAAAACGGCGGATCTAAACCCTATGTGAAACTACGGTCTTCATAGGGTACCAGTTCCTCTCAAATTTACAAAGATTGAAAAACTACTACAAATTTACATCTCGAATAATATATGAATCGAAGTTGCGGACATTACGCTTCTCCACGAAGCAATGTCTGCAAATTCGGAGGTTTCTGTAGCTCGACCGACGTGTACCGCTTGCGTATCCATCGTTGTCCGACCTGTCTCGAGGCAAGGTAGTGATGAGAGTTTCGCTGAGCTCGATGCATGGCTTGATTTTTGTTCCCCTGCAATTGGCTGCTGTACCTGAAACTGAACTTATGGTTTGCCCGTCAGGAGCAGAACGAGTTGGGGTACGGGCCGCCGGACAACATACAGATCTCGTTGGCGAACGGCAACATCATGAAGATCCCTATGGCGAGCATCAACATCAGCGAGGAGGTCAACAAAACCGGGATTTGGCAACAGGTGAACGAGTGCAACGAGAAACCGAAGCAACCCAAGTTGATCAAGTGCGTACTACCAATATTACATAAGTAATTAACAGGGGCCCACGTAATTTACGACTCTCGTTCATCGAAGCTGTTTTTGAGATATTTTTTTAAGTCCCTCAACATAGAGATCGTCGTAAATTAGGGGGATTCCCTCTACTCTACTCCGAGCGTTTCGTCTTGGGGCCTGCTAGGGGACTCGTCAAGTGAGGCTTCCTAACAGGCCCTAGTAGCCCTCTCgtggcgagtacgggaggcGACAAGTAATTGCATAAGGGTTTTATGTGCACAGCGCTGGTAAGCAAAAGAAGCACTCGAAAAAGGATAGCTCGTTGATGGCAGACGAGACTACGAGGCTGACTACGATGACCGAAGAGGACGAAGATGACAGTGGGATCTCTATCAAGGTGACACACGTAAATGACTCTAAATTCTAACCACCACCATCACCAATCCGATAAATCACATGGCAAGACACACAGCAAGAGCACCAATACACGGGCATGCAACATACCCCCTGTACGCTACTGTGAGTAAGACTATAAAAGGGGGCTGCACGGAACCCTCCAGTTGGGTCGTCATAGATAGAAACCTCCCTAGGATAAACGACGACCCCGGTAGAGAAAATAGTCCCTATTCACGTTTAACGCATGGACTGACTAATCTGATAGAAAGGGGATGAAAGGACTCTTAAATCAACCCCAGCTTGCTCGCATTGCCCGACACTTGGTTACTGTTGCTTCGcatctgtcgattttccttcgcCCGCACAAGCTTCTCGCCGCCATTTTGGTTCCCTATTAGCGTTAACCTAGCACGATACCTCTGAgactttttattaaataaaatatgtgaCCTCTTCCTGTAAAATTGTAAGATTCTTGAAGGAAGTGATGTATTCAGACATTTTAATTAACTTGAACAAAAGAAAATAGAGTAAAGTATAATCTTCAACTTCTAGAGTTATTAACCGTAGTTAGATAATCAAGataaacaagacctaacacaagttgTTTCACCTACAATATATCGCTTATTCTAAAATAAACTGGTCCGCGGACCACGCGAGGCTCATAAACGCTATGGCTGCCTCTGTTTTCTGTACTCGATGCTCCGCTACGCAATTTCAAAGTGTTCTTTCATAGTCGTCGCTCGTTCTTAAGCGCTTGGTGCACCCTCCGATTCGCGAGATACAAATGGAACGttttatttgaccgtttcaggtGGATTTGATACGATCGAAGGAGAGCATCTGCCCGTTGTCGGCCAGTGGCACCACTTCGGCCGAGACTTCCGTCTAACAGTCCACCAGGTGATTAACTATCGACCCCCCGGACGATCGAAGAAACTTTCGGTTTTGTCGTAGCCTTAATTTCGTCGATTACATTCCAAGCTTCCAAGAAGAAACGCTGGTCGAGTGCAATTATACAGAGTGCCACCTAGCGGATTAAATTCGCGATAAATGGGAAACGCACACCGTTTAAATAAAACTAGACTTAAGATTCGACTTGCGAGCGCGACAACAACCGCTGGATCTCGAACCCATGCTAGCCAGCGTGCAATaatgttatttataattttaacaaataGCCAAAAGTAGCTCGTACCCGAATAGTAGCGAATATGCCAAAGAAACCCCTGTAAACGATACGTCGACGTTTCCTTCGAGGGATGTCTCGCGAGGAACAAGAACGAAGCTTGTCGCCAGATCGTTTCGTTTCCTCTCGAAGCTTGCGAGACAAGTCGAGAACACCGGCCAGCTGCGACAATATTTAACTATTATAAATGTACAGCGATTTTTTTACGCCCCACCCAACGGTTTGAAAGAACTTCCCTCGCGCTAAAGGGCAACCGGAGGCATTCGTACGGGAGCATCGACGTGCGCCGCGGAGGCAATTTTTTTCacgttttttatcgaaaatcctAGCTGAATTAACACGCCGTCCCTTGAAGGATGATCCTTTCCGTTCGTCGCGAACGATGACAATTTTTATCGTACTGAACGTCTTTCACGTAGCGCTCGCAACGATCGTTTGCACGGGCAAACTGTTGCTTCCTTGTTTCCGCCGATCTCCGCTCGACGTGGACGAAATTGGCGCGCGAATCGCAGGGGAGAAGATTTGATACGATATTTTTCAGCCGATTACACACGCGTTTACACGAACCTTCGAGAGACTTTACCGAGAATTTCGTTGGGCGAACCAACGTGTTTGAAAGTGTTGCCGTAGCTAACGTAGAATTAAGAAACAGTTTCAGGAGCCATTTACGGAATACTCCTGTGTCGATGTACGTATGCGTATAGCGAAGTATGGAGCGACTAGTTCGCTCGTATGTTAATGTTACGTGTGtttgtatatatatttagaACAGAAAATAGCATTCGAAGTGCTGTGCAAGCTTCGAGAACAAAGCAAACTTTATTTCCGCGCGAGGAATATAAACTTTACGATAGTTGAGTAGTTATTACACGCTTTGAGTTTATAATATTGTCCGAATCTGATTAGAATTTGTGATCGTCGTACGGGAATAAAGTTTGCTCTGGATTGTTTGATAAAGACCGTGGCTTGCATCAGCGTAGTTATGAAACGATAAGCTTTATCGTGCATTCCACCTACGACACCATGTACGAATCTCGTACGTTAACGGGCTACAATCGCCGCTATAGTATTAATTGGTTGTGATTAGCTAGAGAGAACGATCGTTTTCTAGAAAGGATAAGCTCATCCGCGAGTCTTGAACCACCTTCGATGGCGAGAGTCCTTCCAAAAGGTGCCCCAGAGTCCACATGCTCCCTCGATAATCTGTTCCCAAGTCCTATTTATGAATATTCTTTTGCAAAACTCTTCCCAAAAATTCTCAGCCTCTTTACGTTTCCTCCACTTGTTCCTGCAATATGAAATACATTAAATTGTTGCTAAAGACTTTGACTTTGGTAAAGTGTTAAATTTCTGGGGAGCAGTATTCCGATATTTCCAATTTACATACCTTCGACATTTATACAAAAACTAAAGAATGTGTAATATCGTCGAAGATCACTCGAAGGTGGATCTGTTGAAACCGTAGGCAATCGATTTAGGTACTGTTAAGTATTGGCATAGTATTGAATTGTTTCATACACGAATTGAATTCCTCGTTTGATTTTTATTACGAATGTAACGAACTTGGTCGATAACCGACCGTGTGGTAGTTCGTACGATAGAGTACTTGGTTACCAGACGGTCGTTTTCGACTTACAATTACGCGTACACACACACGACAAATAATAATACTCGAGGTATTTAACCAGCAGTCGTATAATTCGCTGCCATGCATGCAATCGATGTATTATTACTATTTATCGGAATTACCGATCGATACTGATTAAACAAAACGCAGAGTAAATTAATAAACGGCCCGTGGATTTCACCCACGCCCCGGCTCGCTCCATTTTTCATTATCCATGTAGGACAGTATGCTTCAACAGTTTTAATAAACGTATGTCTGAAAATGAAACGATATTTAATTCACTAGTTCGTAAGCTTTGTACAATTAGTACGTACTGTATTATCGAAATAACTAAATATAAACGTATAAAAAGTTAGGGAATCCCCGTGCTAATTATACAAACCTCCGAACGCTCGTAAACAAGATGGCGGATCGCTCTAAAGCATCGTGCGAATAAAGTGATCGATGAACCTCGGTagtaaattttttattcaaaatatttatgCTTTTTGACAGTTTCAAATAAACATTTTGCTTTTTTAATAATCAGGATATTATTCACTTAACATGAGACGCGCTCGTTCACTTTCGAACGAGCCACGCAATCGTAATCGTAATTATTGAAAAGATATTAAACGAttaaaattataagaaaaaaaaaaactctgaacggaaaatatttctttttttttttttgttttcaatGCACTTCAAAGGCAGTCGCTGGAAGCATAAGtaaataaaatgttaaaaacAATATCGAACGAAAACAGGTGGCCGCCACACACCGCCCGACAAAAACAAATACACCAATTCgtttttattaacaaatatcacTTTTACAGTGTTTCTTTTCTCTTTCTTCGACAAGTCTTTATAAAAGTACATTTATGTCATTAATATTACCGATCGTGCTTAGTTTAATAGTAGTAAAGGGAAACAATCAACAAGTCTAAATAATTGTTGTGCCTTGAACGGATGCCCGTTGGAAAGTGTAATTCGTAATTAGCCACTGAACAATTTTACAACAAATCACGAACCAGCTCGAAGAATCTTCAATTTCACTAACACGAACAATGATACTTACCCACTTTAAATTACTTACAAATATTGCTACGAAAATTCATTTGCGGTATTCTTCAGCTGGGTTTCGATAAAAtctattatcttttttttttttctactttgtacAATTCCAGTAATGGCAGTATTTTCCACTTGTATGCAACCAATTTCTCTCCTGTCCGCAGAGGCAACAGATCAACTAATTAAAAAAACACACACGATCTTTATTGCACGCGTAATAGAGTCTCGTCTACTACTGGAAATTGGAGTATTCATATCACGATAATATTATCGGTAAATCGGCGTGATTTACAACCTCGTTCGAATAATTCTTAACTTTATGTAATCGATACATAATTCGAAAATAGCTCGAACGAAGCCGTGGACTCTAGTAAGCTCAATTTCTAATATTCCCGCGAAGACAGAATGATAAGATacaaaaatttacatttttattgcTGGATAAATTTCCGACATTCGCATGTAATCGCTCGCTTGTTCTCGATACTTGTTATTTGAGTGTCAAATGCTTgtggaaataaaaaatgaaaacacTTATATTGATTCGAGCacgatatttattataaattcaccatacagggtgttcggccaaccgtgggaaaaattttaatgggaggttctaggggtaaaaataagacgaaaatgaagaataccaatttgttgatggaggcttcgttaaaaagttattaacgtttaaagctccgTCTGAGATGCTGGCGCACGCAGCTGTGCGCAGGTTGCCTAACTCCAGGcgcaaatgttaataactttttaacgaagcctccatcgacaaattggtattcttgattttcgtcttattttggcctccagaatcccccgttaaaatttttcccaggattggtcgaacaccctgtacagttCCCTGCAATTTGTACACTTATTGCACTATGTTAGATTCTTTAAATTTgtcaattattttcagttttgcAACACAATTTGTACAATTTTATACGTTTAACAGTGGTCACTGAGGATCTAAATCTTTTGCGAAAATTCTGAATAAACATCGTGCTTGAATCGACTGATATAAATGTTCAATTCGCGACTCGGTTGTATACAAGCAGGTTACACTGTGCCTCAGTGAACACGTTCTAAGCCTTAAGAGATTCTTAACCGatatctaacaatatttttatacaaacaAACTATAAATCGCACAATTCCTTCAATGCCTTTGTTTCTTTTTGAACGACCACTCCAATCATGCCTTTAAAGTGCGATGAAAACGCTTACAATCACGAAAACGGTAAAGTCGAGTTACAGTTTGAAAAAACAGTGATGACGTCAATCGTGCCCATGTCGTACCTCTTGATCATTGCATATAGAGGGTTATTgtaattttcgtttttttttctggtatataCATTGGTATCTGTTTCTATTTTAAGTAGACACGCTTTACGAGACGGGTGCTGAACGGAAATACCTATACGGTAGacgtaaatatatatattttttttttcctttttgccTTTTTGGTATTGCCCCCAAGATGCGGAAAGAATCGTAAAAGAAATATGCTACGTAATAGAGGAAATAATTACAATCTACTCTATATTCTAAGTGCATTAGGATCAACCGATTTTTTCGTAATGTCCTTCAAAGGTTAAAAGCTCGTTCGGTAAAGTATTCGTTCTTTTTGTAGTTTTCAGATATTGCAAGGATGTTTATGATAACGAGGAAAATTTACtagaacattaaataaaatatagtgTCAGAATTTATCCAAAATGTGATATCCAAGTGTGGAAAAGcaaactctttttttttttccagcTTTAAGACACTCGTGTCATATGGGTACTACACATTAGTACAAAAGAAAATAAGCATGATTTTTCACATCGTCAGATACAAAAAGATCACTATGTTACTTGGCCTCCGACTCTGTTGGAGTTTCACTCCTGGTAGGCACTTCTAATTTCACGTGAACAGGTGCGTCTGTATCTGGTTGACTACCGCTCTCGTCCG encodes:
- the Ndae1 gene encoding na[+]-driven anion exchanger 1 isoform X11, translated to MNLDSHKPWMQPGIGRGGGAAHAGGTGDDEAPKDPGARITHQSYTEKDYEGHRAHTVYVGVHLPGERRHRRHHKHHHSQRQSYTTDKENNVDNDRPRQLLMTRRSRLSSICDPDGEMILTPPAQRVQFILGEEVGDDAHESHPLFSEMEELVKDGDEMEWKETARWIKFEEDVEEGGNRWSKPHVATLSLHSLFELRSLLLNGTVMLDMEAASLEQITDLVLDNMINKGSLPIESREKVREALLVRHRHQHERRKENNMSRLPIIRSLAEIGRNHSSSKNEFAVPHVVGFTTWFAMCQLKGQEPAANGMDRSPSSVSISRNHSSSALENGDANHRGNTHFMRKIPAGAEASNILVGEVDFLDKTLSAFIRLSQAGIMGDLTEVPVPTRFIFVLLGPTGGISGFHEIGRAMATLMSDEVFHDVAYKAKNRNHLLAGIDEFLDAVTVLPPGEWDPAIRIEPPAAIPSQEVRKRPKEEKPKEDLDEEADEQKLREESGLSRSGRLFGGLVNDVKRKVPFYLSDFKDALAIQCVASFIFLYFACLSPIITFGGLLGEATGKNMAAMESLVSGFVCGVGYGLFSGQPLTILGSTGPVLVFETIVYEFCKKSEWNYMSFRFWIGSWIALILLILVAIDASALVCYITRFTEENFATLIAFIFIYKAIENVLSIGKKYPINTHANDQFDYECWCKPPNGSLPSSYDHVNWTALDQKACQTYNGTLVGDGCNQPHYIPDVFLMSIILFMGTFLLSVELKDFKNALFFPSKVRQVVSDFAVIIAIFSMSTLDHIVNIPTPKLEVPVEFKPTLHDRGWIIWPFQHNPWWSAIVASLPALLGTILIFMDQQITAVIVNRKENKLKARCGYHLDLFILAILIEICSVMGLPWFVAATVLSINHVNSLKLESECAAPGEKPQFLGVREQRVTHILIFLMIGCSVLLTPMLKHIPMPVLFGVFLYMGVASLKGLQFFDRILIMLMPVKYQPDYMFLRQVPLKRVHLFTAMQLACLSCLWLIKSFSSTSILFPLMLVVMIGIRKSLDLVFTQRELKILDDVMPEPSKKHADDLRQLESGEEQNELGYGPPDNIQISLANGNIMKIPMASINISEEVNKTGIWQQVNECNEKPKQPKLINAGKQKKHSKKDSSLMADETTRLTTMTEEDEDDSGISIKVDLIRSKESICPLSASGTTSAETSV
- the Ndae1 gene encoding na[+]-driven anion exchanger 1 isoform X8, which encodes MNLDSHKPWMQPGIGRGGGAAHAGGTGDDEAPKDPGARITHQSYTEKDYEGHRAHTVYVGVHLPGERRHRRHHKHHHSQRQSYTTDKENNVDNDRPRQLLMTRRSRLSSICDPDGEMILTPPAQRVQFILGEEVGDDAHESHPLFSEMEELVKDGDEMEWKETARWIKFEEDVEEGGNRWSKPHVATLSLHSLFELRSLLLNGTVMLDMEAASLEQITDLVLDNMINKGSLPIESREKVREALLVRHRHQHERRKENNMSRLPIIRSLAEIGRNHSSSKNEFAVPHVVGFTTWFAMCQLKVEESNSAPAFGGATSHGSGATLNPGSRFLAIPGQEPAANGMDRSPSSVSISRNHSSSALENGDANHRGNTHFMRKIPAGAEASNILVGEVDFLDKTLSAFIRLSQAGIMGDLTEVPVPTRFIFVLLGPTGGISGFHEIGRAMATLMSDEVFHDVAYKAKNRNHLLAGIDEFLDAVTVLPPGEWDPAIRIEPPAAIPSQEVRKRPKEEKPKEDLDEEADEQKLREESGLSRSGRLFGGLVNDVKRKVPFYLSDFKDALAIQCVASFIFLYFACLSPIITFGGLLGEATGKNMAAMESLVSGFVCGVGYGLFSGQPLTILGSTGPVLVFETIVYEFCKKSEWNYMSFRFWIGSWIALILLILVAIDASALVCYITRFTEENFATLIAFIFIYKAIENVLSIGKKYPINTHANDQFDYECWCKPPNGSLPSSYDHVNWTALDQKACQTYNGTLVGDGCNQPHYIPDVFLMSIILFMGTFLLSVELKDFKNALFFPSKVRQVVSDFAVIIAIFSMSTLDHIVNIPTPKLEVPVEFKPTLHDRGWIIWPFQHNPWWSAIVASLPALLGTILIFMDQQITAVIVNRKENKLKARCGYHLDLFILAILIEICSVMGLPWFVAATVLSINHVNSLKLESECAAPGEKPQFLGVREQRVTHILIFLMIGCSVLLTPMLKHIPMPVLFGVFLYMGVASLKGLQFFDRILIMLMPVKYQPDYMFLRQVPLKRVHLFTAMQLACLSCLWLIKSFSSTSILFPLMLVVMIGIRKSLDLVFTQRELKILDDVMPEPSKKHADDLRQLESGEEQNELGYGPPDNIQISLANGNIMKIPMASINISEEVNKTGIWQQVNECNEKPKQPKLINAGKQKKHSKKDSSLMADETTRLTTMTEEDEDDSGISIKVDLIRSKESICPLSASGTTSAETSV